In Streptomyces sp. DG2A-72, one genomic interval encodes:
- a CDS encoding class I SAM-dependent methyltransferase: MRALITSKAARRALRPIAELIDQRIERQVRRVVEESARADVTQEELKKLRNRQRPLELFFDGTGRGASRLPSAPHLNRTIAELAEVSGGDRDAAERSVAQAFRLLIAMEALGVGRIAGGTMNIVGKLSAVPLLDPPNDEILEIGTLYGMFGAALIRMMERAGRAPSLTIVDPLAGTQLQPGATMGTDASGTPVNGAAVRTNLALAGAAGAAARIQQGFSEDPEVRALVADRAYGVIIVDGDHSAAGVAADLEWAEQIVAPGGIVVLDDFGHPKWPGIKEAFEKHMTTDTRFTYLGQVAHSGYLRAQA; encoded by the coding sequence ATGCGAGCGCTAATCACCAGCAAGGCCGCCCGGCGCGCACTGCGCCCGATCGCCGAACTCATCGACCAGCGCATCGAACGTCAAGTCCGCCGTGTCGTCGAGGAGTCCGCCCGGGCCGACGTGACGCAGGAGGAACTGAAGAAGCTGCGTAACCGTCAGCGGCCACTGGAGCTGTTCTTCGACGGGACCGGACGGGGCGCGTCGCGGCTGCCGTCGGCGCCCCATCTCAACCGCACCATCGCGGAGTTGGCGGAGGTGTCCGGCGGGGACAGGGATGCCGCCGAGCGCAGTGTGGCCCAGGCGTTCCGGCTGCTCATCGCGATGGAGGCGCTCGGCGTCGGCCGTATCGCGGGCGGCACGATGAACATCGTCGGCAAGCTGTCCGCCGTACCGCTGCTCGACCCGCCGAACGACGAGATCCTTGAAATCGGCACGCTGTACGGGATGTTCGGTGCCGCTCTCATCCGGATGATGGAGCGGGCCGGGCGTGCGCCCAGCCTGACCATCGTCGATCCGCTCGCCGGAACGCAGCTGCAGCCCGGCGCCACCATGGGCACCGACGCCTCCGGCACCCCGGTGAACGGCGCCGCCGTACGCACCAATCTGGCCCTCGCGGGCGCGGCCGGTGCCGCCGCCCGGATCCAGCAGGGCTTCTCGGAGGACCCCGAGGTGCGTGCCCTGGTCGCCGACCGCGCCTACGGCGTGATCATCGTCGACGGTGACCACTCCGCCGCCGGTGTCGCCGCCGACCTGGAGTGGGCCGAGCAGATCGTCGCGCCCGGCGGCATCGTCGTACTCGACGATTTCGGGCACCCCAAGTGGCCCGGGATCAAGGAGGCTTTCGAGAAGCACATGACCACGGACACCCGGTTCACGTACCTGGGTCAGGTGGCCCACTCGGGGTATCTGCGAGCCCAGGCGTAG
- a CDS encoding succinate dehydrogenase/fumarate reductase iron-sulfur subunit, giving the protein MSSYEARFKVWRGDIKGGGLEDFKVEVNDGEVVLDIIHRLQATQAPDLAVRWNCKAGKCGSCSAEINGRPRLMCMTRMSVFTPDETITVTPLRAFPVVRDLVTDVGFNYTKAREIPSFVPPDGLGPGEYRMMQEDVDRSQEFRKCIECFLCQDTCHVVRDHEENKPAFAGPRFLMRVAELDMHPLDAAAESGLDRKRTAQDEHGLGYCNITKCCTEVCPEGIKITDNALIPLKERAVDRKYDPLVWLGNKIRRRS; this is encoded by the coding sequence GTGAGCAGCTACGAGGCCCGCTTCAAGGTGTGGCGGGGTGACATCAAGGGCGGCGGCCTGGAGGACTTCAAGGTCGAGGTCAACGACGGCGAGGTGGTCCTGGACATCATCCACCGCCTCCAGGCCACCCAGGCGCCCGACCTGGCCGTCCGCTGGAACTGCAAGGCGGGCAAGTGCGGTTCGTGCTCGGCGGAGATCAACGGCCGGCCCCGGCTGATGTGCATGACCCGCATGTCCGTCTTCACGCCGGACGAGACGATCACGGTCACGCCCCTGCGCGCGTTCCCGGTCGTCCGCGACCTCGTCACGGACGTCGGCTTCAACTACACCAAGGCGCGCGAGATCCCGTCCTTCGTACCGCCCGACGGTCTCGGGCCGGGCGAGTACCGGATGATGCAGGAGGACGTGGACCGCTCCCAGGAGTTCCGCAAGTGCATCGAGTGCTTTCTGTGCCAGGACACCTGCCATGTCGTCCGCGACCACGAGGAGAACAAGCCGGCGTTCGCCGGGCCCCGCTTCCTCATGCGGGTCGCGGAGCTCGACATGCACCCGCTGGACGCCGCAGCCGAGTCCGGCCTGGACCGCAAACGCACCGCCCAGGACGAACACGGTCTCGGCTACTGCAACATCACCAAGTGCTGCACGGAGGTCTGCCCCGAGGGCATCAAGATCACGGACAATGCGCTGATCCCGTTGAAGGAACGAGCGGTCGACCGCAAGTACGACCCCCTGGTGTGGCTCGGGAACAAGATCCGGCGGCGTTCCTGA
- a CDS encoding fumarate reductase/succinate dehydrogenase flavoprotein subunit, whose product MSVVDRQEWDVVVVGAGGAGLRAAIEARERGARTAVICKSLFGKAHTVMAEGGIAAAMANANPHDNWQVHFRDTLRGGKFLNQWRMAELHAQEAPDRVWELETWGALFDRTKDGRISQRNFGGHEYPRLAHVGDRTGLELIRTLQQKIVSLQQQDKKETGDYESRLKVFQECTVTRVLKDGNRVSGAFAYDRETGRFFVLEAPAVVIATGGIGKSFKVTSNSWEYTGDGHALALLAGAPLLNMEFVQFHPTGMVWPPSVKGILVTESVRGDGGVLRNSDGKRFMFDYIPDVFKEKYAESEEEGDRWYDDPDNNRRPPELLPRDEVARAINSEVKAGRGSPHGGVFLDVSTRMPAEVIKRRLPSMYHQFKELADVDITAEAMEVGPTCHYVMGGIAVESDTAATRGVPGLYAAGEVAGGMHGSNRLGGNSLSDLLVFGRRAGWHAAEYAAAQAFERPPVDDVQIDSAAAEALRPFSAEGPEEGTPENPYTLHQELQQTMNDLVGIIRREGEMQHALDKLAELRVRARRAGVEGHRQFNPGWHLALDLRNMLLVSECVARAALERTESRGGHTREDHPTMDRKWRNINLLCQLADPSGGLAATDPVRGQIDLLRETTEPIRSDLLALFDKEELVKYLAEEELYE is encoded by the coding sequence ATGTCCGTGGTGGACCGACAGGAGTGGGACGTCGTCGTGGTCGGCGCCGGGGGCGCAGGCCTCAGGGCGGCGATCGAGGCGCGCGAGCGGGGCGCCCGTACGGCCGTGATCTGCAAGTCGTTGTTCGGCAAGGCGCACACGGTGATGGCGGAGGGCGGCATCGCCGCCGCGATGGCCAACGCGAACCCGCACGACAACTGGCAGGTGCACTTCCGTGACACCCTGCGCGGCGGCAAGTTCCTCAACCAGTGGCGGATGGCCGAGCTGCACGCCCAGGAGGCGCCGGATCGCGTGTGGGAGCTGGAGACCTGGGGCGCCCTGTTCGACCGTACGAAGGACGGCCGGATCTCGCAGCGCAACTTCGGCGGCCACGAGTACCCGCGCCTCGCCCACGTCGGCGACCGCACCGGCCTGGAGCTGATCAGGACGCTCCAGCAGAAGATCGTCTCCTTGCAGCAGCAGGACAAGAAGGAGACCGGGGACTACGAGTCCCGCCTGAAGGTCTTTCAGGAGTGCACGGTCACCCGGGTGCTGAAAGACGGCAATCGAGTCTCCGGGGCCTTCGCCTACGACCGTGAGACCGGCCGTTTCTTCGTTCTGGAAGCGCCCGCTGTCGTGATCGCGACGGGCGGGATCGGCAAGTCCTTCAAGGTGACGTCGAACTCGTGGGAGTACACGGGCGACGGACATGCGCTGGCGCTGCTCGCGGGCGCGCCCCTGCTGAACATGGAGTTCGTGCAGTTCCACCCGACGGGCATGGTCTGGCCGCCGTCGGTGAAGGGCATCCTCGTCACGGAGTCGGTGCGCGGCGACGGAGGGGTGCTGCGCAACTCCGACGGCAAGCGGTTCATGTTCGACTACATCCCCGACGTCTTCAAGGAGAAGTACGCCGAGTCGGAGGAGGAGGGCGACCGCTGGTACGACGACCCGGACAACAACCGGCGCCCGCCTGAGCTGCTTCCGCGCGACGAAGTCGCCCGCGCGATCAACTCCGAGGTGAAGGCGGGCCGCGGCTCTCCGCACGGCGGCGTGTTCCTGGACGTGTCGACGCGGATGCCCGCCGAGGTGATCAAGCGACGGCTGCCGTCCATGTACCACCAGTTCAAGGAGCTGGCCGACGTCGACATCACGGCGGAGGCGATGGAGGTCGGGCCGACCTGTCACTACGTGATGGGCGGCATCGCGGTCGAGTCCGACACGGCGGCCACGCGCGGGGTGCCGGGGCTGTACGCGGCCGGTGAGGTGGCCGGCGGTATGCACGGCTCCAACCGGCTGGGCGGCAACTCGCTCTCCGACCTGCTGGTGTTCGGACGCCGGGCGGGCTGGCACGCGGCGGAGTACGCGGCGGCGCAGGCCTTCGAGCGCCCGCCGGTGGACGACGTCCAGATCGACTCGGCGGCGGCGGAGGCACTGCGCCCGTTCTCCGCGGAGGGCCCCGAAGAGGGCACGCCGGAGAACCCGTACACCCTCCACCAGGAACTCCAGCAGACCATGAACGACCTGGTCGGCATCATCCGCCGCGAGGGCGAGATGCAGCACGCGCTGGACAAGCTCGCCGAGTTGCGCGTACGGGCCCGGCGGGCCGGTGTCGAGGGGCACCGCCAGTTCAACCCGGGCTGGCATCTCGCCCTGGACCTGCGGAACATGCTGCTGGTCAGCGAATGCGTGGCACGGGCGGCGCTGGAGCGCACCGAGTCACGCGGCGGCCACACCCGCGAGGACCATCCGACGATGGACCGCAAGTGGCGCAACATCAACCTGCTGTGCCAACTGGCCGACCCCTCCGGCGGGTTGGCGGCCACGGACCCGGTGCGCGGTCAGATCGACCTGCTGCGCGAGACCACCGAACCCATCCGCTCCGACCTGCTCGCCCTCTTCGACAAGGAGGAGCTGGTCAAGTACCTCGCCGAAGAGGAGCTCTACGAGTGA
- a CDS encoding ABC transporter family substrate-binding protein: protein MSHPELWLGSAPKGRGTVIDFRLPPGGRDQPRRTRSRSTAIRGTTAFLSASALALTGCSSEDPAGKPLAGQDIAPAARAQVADGGTLRWAVDSVPETLNTFQADADATTSRVAQAVLPSMFRLDAKGSPRINPGYLESAKVVDTEPKQVVLYKLNQQAVWSNGREIGAADFAAQWRALSGKDSSYWTARNAGYDRIERIQRGANDLEVKVTFARPYADWRSLFTPLYPKEVMGTPDSFNDGARRKLKVTAGPFMVKKIDRKADRITLTRNPRWWGRPAKLSQIVLRSVPRDERADELAEGKLDLAEIEPDLSHRIVLAARPQGTGTPLQGPDGSDDSDDSKALRGFEVRKAFEPAYTQLALNGADGPLADERVRRAVARALDREELAKAVLKPLGLPAVPVGSHLALSGQPAYADNSDALGGQDTKEAQALLADAGWVRGGPVTEQQEKGEKAAGSKGRKSEDESQGGDDGTHIVGEDNKARAADRKAPGEADREKKHPEKRKEHFAQDGRQQLKQGGAPGAYAPMGTAAPAAAPAGPLAKNGKPLTLTFVLPTGDGSETLRTVADRTRRMLDRVGIRTKLKKVSDDSYFKDHIASGEYDLALYSWPSSAFPATDARPIYAKPVPAADGSLNVEQNYTRVGTDQVDQLFDQALSTLDESESRSLIRKADSRIWATAASIPLYQRPQLTAAKRSVVNAGAFGFQTPVYEDMGFLKKGARASASASEK, encoded by the coding sequence ATGTCCCACCCTGAGCTGTGGTTGGGCAGCGCCCCGAAGGGGCGCGGGACTGTGATCGATTTCCGGCTACCGCCGGGTGGGCGCGACCAGCCACGACGGACCCGCAGCCGATCGACGGCCATTCGCGGCACTACGGCCTTCCTGAGCGCGAGCGCCCTCGCGCTCACCGGATGCAGCTCCGAGGACCCGGCCGGCAAACCGCTCGCCGGGCAGGACATCGCGCCCGCCGCCCGCGCCCAGGTCGCCGACGGCGGCACCCTGCGCTGGGCCGTGGACTCCGTACCGGAGACCCTGAACACCTTCCAGGCCGACGCCGACGCCACCACCAGCCGCGTCGCCCAGGCCGTCCTGCCGTCGATGTTCCGGCTGGACGCGAAGGGGAGCCCGCGGATCAACCCCGGGTACCTGGAGTCCGCGAAGGTCGTCGACACCGAGCCCAAGCAGGTCGTCCTCTACAAGCTCAACCAGCAGGCCGTGTGGAGCAACGGCCGGGAGATCGGCGCCGCCGACTTCGCCGCCCAGTGGCGCGCCCTGTCCGGCAAGGACAGCTCCTACTGGACCGCCCGCAACGCCGGCTACGACCGCATCGAGCGGATCCAGCGCGGCGCCAACGACCTCGAGGTCAAGGTCACCTTCGCCCGGCCCTACGCCGACTGGCGGTCGCTGTTCACACCGCTGTACCCGAAGGAGGTCATGGGCACGCCGGACTCCTTCAACGACGGAGCGCGGCGCAAGCTCAAGGTCACGGCCGGTCCCTTCATGGTGAAGAAGATCGACCGCAAGGCCGACCGGATCACCCTCACCCGCAATCCGCGCTGGTGGGGACGGCCCGCCAAGCTCTCCCAGATCGTGCTGCGCTCCGTACCGCGCGACGAGCGCGCCGACGAGCTGGCCGAGGGCAAGCTGGACCTGGCCGAGATCGAGCCCGACCTGTCGCACCGCATCGTCCTCGCCGCCCGCCCGCAGGGCACCGGCACGCCGCTCCAGGGCCCCGACGGCTCGGACGACTCGGACGACTCGAAGGCCCTGCGCGGCTTCGAGGTCCGCAAGGCCTTCGAGCCCGCCTACACCCAGCTCGCCCTCAACGGCGCCGACGGCCCGCTCGCCGACGAGCGCGTCCGCCGCGCGGTGGCCCGCGCCCTGGACCGCGAGGAGCTGGCCAAGGCCGTCCTCAAGCCGCTGGGCCTGCCCGCCGTCCCCGTCGGCAGCCACCTCGCCCTCTCCGGCCAGCCCGCCTACGCCGACAACAGCGACGCCCTCGGCGGCCAGGACACCAAGGAGGCCCAGGCGCTGCTCGCGGACGCCGGGTGGGTGCGGGGCGGGCCCGTCACGGAGCAGCAGGAGAAGGGCGAGAAGGCGGCCGGCTCCAAGGGAAGGAAGTCCGAGGATGAGTCACAGGGCGGCGACGACGGGACGCACATCGTCGGCGAGGACAACAAGGCGCGCGCGGCGGACCGCAAGGCGCCGGGCGAGGCCGACCGGGAGAAGAAGCACCCCGAGAAGCGCAAGGAACACTTCGCCCAGGACGGCAGGCAGCAGCTGAAGCAGGGCGGTGCGCCCGGCGCGTACGCCCCCATGGGCACCGCCGCTCCCGCCGCCGCGCCGGCCGGCCCGCTCGCGAAGAACGGCAAGCCGCTCACCCTCACCTTCGTCCTTCCAACGGGCGACGGCTCGGAGACCCTCCGCACGGTGGCCGACCGAACCCGGCGGATGCTGGACCGGGTGGGCATCCGCACCAAGCTGAAGAAGGTCTCCGACGACAGCTACTTCAAGGACCACATCGCCTCCGGCGAGTACGACCTCGCCCTCTACTCCTGGCCCTCCTCCGCCTTCCCCGCCACCGACGCCCGCCCCATCTACGCCAAGCCCGTCCCCGCCGCCGACGGCTCCCTGAACGTCGAGCAGAACTACACCCGCGTCGGCACCGACCAGGTCGACCAGCTCTTCGACCAGGCCCTCTCCACACTGGACGAGTCCGAGTCCCGCAGCCTCATCCGCAAGGCCGACTCCCGCATCTGGGCCACCGCCGCGTCGATTCCGCTGTACCAGCGCCCTCAACTGACGGCGGCGAAGAGGAGCGTGGTCAACGCGGGGGCCTTCGGCTTCCAGACGCCGGTATATGAGGACATGGGGTTCTTGAAGAAGGGGGCTAGGGCATCGGCCAGCGCATCGGAAAAGTAG
- the typA gene encoding translational GTPase TypA, which translates to MATRHDIRNVAIVAHVDHGKTTIVDAMLKQAGSFAAHAAESLDDRMMDSNDLEREKGITILAKNTAVKYHPKDGGDVITINIIDTPGHADFGGEVERGLSMVDGVVLLVDASEGPLPQTRFVLRKALQARLPVILCINKTDRPDARIDEVVNETYDLFLDLDADEEQIEFPIVYACGRDGIASLTKPDNGTVPADSTSLEPFFSTILEHIPAPTFDEAAPLQAHVTNLDADNFLGRIALLRVEQGELRKGQTVAWIKRDGNISSVRITELMMTEALTRKPAEKAGPGDICAVAGIPEIMIGETLADPENPIPLPLITVDEPAISMTIGTNTSPLVGRGGTGKGADNKAAVKDRKVTARQVKDRLDRELIGNVSLRVLDTERPDAWEVQGRGELALAILVEQMRREGFELTIGKPQVVTKEVDGKTYEPVERMTIDVPEEHMGAVTQLMGVRKGRMDNMSNHGSGWVRMEFVVPSRGLIGFRTEFLTQTRGTGIGHSIHEGFEPWFGTLQTRNNGSLVADRAGSVTAFAMTNLQERGVLFTDPGTEVYEGMIVGENSRSDDMDVNITKEKKLTNMRSSSADSFEAIVPPRKLSLEQSLEFCRDDECVEVTPEAVRIRKVNLDARERARAASRAKHG; encoded by the coding sequence ATGGCCACGCGCCACGACATCCGTAACGTAGCCATCGTCGCCCACGTCGACCACGGCAAGACGACCATCGTCGACGCCATGCTCAAGCAGGCCGGCTCCTTCGCCGCGCACGCCGCCGAGTCCCTCGACGACCGCATGATGGACTCGAACGACCTGGAGCGTGAGAAGGGCATCACGATCCTGGCCAAGAACACGGCCGTGAAGTACCACCCGAAGGATGGCGGCGACGTCATCACCATCAACATCATCGACACCCCCGGCCACGCCGACTTCGGCGGCGAGGTCGAGCGCGGTCTGTCGATGGTGGATGGGGTCGTTCTTCTCGTCGACGCCTCCGAGGGGCCCCTCCCGCAGACCCGCTTCGTGCTGCGCAAGGCCCTGCAGGCCCGCCTCCCCGTCATCCTCTGCATCAACAAGACGGACCGGCCGGACGCCCGTATCGACGAGGTCGTCAACGAGACCTACGACCTCTTCCTCGACCTGGACGCGGACGAGGAGCAGATCGAGTTCCCGATCGTCTACGCCTGCGGCCGTGACGGCATCGCCTCGCTGACTAAGCCGGACAACGGCACGGTGCCGGCCGACTCCACCAGCCTGGAGCCGTTCTTCTCCACCATCCTGGAGCACATCCCGGCCCCGACCTTCGACGAGGCCGCCCCGCTCCAGGCCCATGTCACCAACCTCGACGCCGACAACTTCCTCGGCCGTATCGCGCTGCTCCGCGTCGAGCAGGGCGAGCTGCGGAAGGGGCAGACGGTCGCGTGGATCAAGCGTGACGGGAACATCAGCAGCGTCCGCATCACCGAGCTGATGATGACCGAGGCGCTCACCCGCAAGCCCGCCGAGAAGGCCGGCCCGGGTGACATCTGTGCCGTCGCCGGTATCCCGGAGATCATGATCGGCGAGACCCTCGCCGACCCCGAGAACCCGATCCCGCTCCCGCTGATCACGGTCGACGAGCCCGCGATCTCCATGACCATCGGCACCAACACCTCGCCACTGGTCGGCCGCGGCGGCACCGGCAAGGGCGCCGACAACAAGGCGGCCGTCAAGGACCGCAAGGTCACTGCCCGCCAGGTCAAGGACCGCCTCGACCGCGAGCTGATCGGTAACGTCTCGCTCCGCGTCCTCGACACCGAGCGTCCCGACGCCTGGGAGGTCCAGGGCCGTGGTGAGCTGGCGCTCGCCATCCTGGTCGAGCAGATGCGCCGCGAGGGCTTCGAGCTGACCATCGGCAAGCCCCAGGTCGTCACCAAGGAGGTCGACGGCAAGACGTACGAGCCGGTCGAGCGCATGACGATCGACGTGCCCGAGGAGCACATGGGCGCGGTCACGCAGCTCATGGGCGTCCGCAAGGGCCGGATGGACAACATGTCCAACCATGGCTCGGGCTGGGTCCGCATGGAGTTCGTCGTACCGTCCCGCGGTCTCATCGGGTTCCGGACCGAGTTCCTGACCCAGACCCGCGGCACCGGCATCGGCCACTCCATCCACGAGGGCTTCGAGCCCTGGTTCGGCACCCTGCAGACCCGTAACAACGGCTCGCTGGTCGCCGACCGCGCCGGTTCCGTCACCGCCTTCGCGATGACCAACCTCCAGGAGCGCGGCGTGCTGTTCACCGACCCGGGTACCGAGGTGTACGAGGGCATGATCGTCGGCGAGAACTCGCGCTCCGACGACATGGACGTGAACATCACCAAGGAGAAGAAGCTCACGAACATGCGGTCGTCCTCGGCCGACTCGTTCGAGGCGATCGTGCCGCCCCGCAAGCTCTCCCTGGAGCAGTCCCTGGAGTTCTGCCGCGACGACGAGTGTGTCGAGGTCACCCCGGAGGCCGTGCGCATCCGCAAGGTGAACCTGGACGCCCGAGAGCGCGCCCGCGCCGCGAGCCGCGCCAAGCACGGCTGA
- a CDS encoding ABC transporter substrate-binding protein has translation MRGAKSAKWVAIAAVVALAATACGGSDGDSGNDSNAAVDPNGKFSIEVGEPQNPLQPANTMESNGSIVTRALFTGLVDYDSSGKIVMMNAQSVDTTDNKTFTVKLKPGWKFHDGTPVTAESYVKAWNWAAAPANKQTNSFWFSDIQGYADVAPEKGKPKATEMSGLKVVDDNTFTITLTSPIPYFVYKLGYEVFSPLPESFYKDPKAAGEKPIGNGPYKFVSWDHKKQIEVVRNDDYQGPNKAKNGGVIFKNYTNLETAYEDLKSGNVDVLRQIAPRDLPVYKQDLGDRAVDQAYSAIQTIAPAFYTKQWKGIDPKVLQGLSMAIDRNTITKTVLQGTREPATGWVAKGVLGYQPSLGTDIFTYDPAKAKALIKEGGGVPGNKISIQYNADGGHKEWVEAVCGSITKAVGVACTGDSKADFQADLQARDAKEVKSMYRSGWVLDYPFNANFLRDLFGTNSSGNQSGFSNPEIDKLIKDADAAKTEEESEKLYQQLEKKLPEYMPSIPLWYYKVNAGFSEKVTGVKYAQDGDPILTGVQVKK, from the coding sequence ATGCGTGGTGCCAAGAGCGCCAAGTGGGTCGCGATAGCCGCGGTTGTGGCGCTGGCCGCGACCGCCTGTGGTGGCAGTGACGGCGACAGCGGCAATGACAGCAACGCCGCCGTCGATCCGAACGGCAAGTTCTCGATCGAGGTGGGTGAGCCGCAGAACCCGCTGCAGCCGGCCAACACCATGGAGTCCAACGGCAGCATCGTCACCCGGGCGCTGTTCACCGGGCTCGTCGACTACGACTCGTCCGGCAAGATCGTCATGATGAACGCCCAGTCGGTGGACACCACCGACAACAAGACGTTCACGGTCAAGCTGAAGCCCGGCTGGAAGTTCCACGACGGCACCCCCGTGACCGCCGAGTCCTACGTCAAGGCGTGGAACTGGGCCGCCGCCCCGGCCAACAAGCAGACCAACAGCTTCTGGTTCTCGGACATCCAGGGCTACGCCGACGTCGCCCCCGAGAAGGGCAAGCCGAAGGCCACCGAGATGTCCGGCCTGAAGGTCGTCGACGACAACACCTTCACCATCACCCTCACCAGCCCGATCCCGTACTTCGTGTACAAGCTGGGCTACGAGGTCTTCTCCCCGCTGCCCGAGTCCTTCTACAAGGACCCGAAGGCCGCGGGCGAGAAGCCGATCGGCAACGGCCCCTACAAGTTCGTCAGCTGGGACCACAAGAAGCAGATCGAGGTCGTCCGCAACGACGACTACCAGGGACCGAACAAGGCCAAGAACGGTGGTGTGATCTTCAAGAACTACACCAACCTGGAGACGGCCTACGAGGACCTGAAGTCCGGCAACGTCGACGTCCTGCGCCAGATCGCCCCCCGTGACCTGCCCGTCTACAAGCAGGACCTCGGCGACCGCGCTGTCGACCAGGCCTACTCCGCGATCCAGACGATCGCCCCCGCCTTCTACACCAAGCAGTGGAAGGGCATCGACCCCAAGGTCCTCCAGGGCCTGTCGATGGCGATCGACCGCAACACCATCACCAAGACGGTGCTCCAGGGCACCCGCGAGCCCGCCACCGGCTGGGTCGCCAAGGGCGTCCTCGGCTACCAGCCGAGCCTGGGCACCGACATCTTCACCTACGACCCGGCCAAGGCCAAGGCGCTCATCAAGGAGGGCGGCGGCGTTCCGGGCAACAAGATCTCCATCCAGTACAACGCGGACGGCGGTCACAAGGAGTGGGTGGAGGCGGTCTGCGGCTCCATCACCAAGGCCGTCGGCGTGGCGTGCACTGGTGACTCGAAGGCCGACTTCCAGGCCGACCTCCAGGCGCGTGACGCGAAGGAAGTCAAGTCGATGTACCGCTCCGGCTGGGTGCTCGACTACCCGTTCAACGCGAACTTCCTGCGTGACCTGTTCGGCACCAACTCGTCCGGCAACCAGAGCGGCTTCTCCAACCCGGAGATCGACAAGCTGATCAAGGACGCCGACGCCGCCAAGACGGAGGAGGAGTCGGAGAAGCTGTACCAGCAGCTGGAGAAGAAGCTGCCTGAGTACATGCCGAGCATTCCGCTCTGGTACTACAAGGTCAACGCGGGCTTCTCGGAGAAGGTCACCGGCGTCAAGTACGCCCAGGACGGCGACCCGATCCTGACCGGCGTTCAGGTCAAGAAGTAA
- a CDS encoding ABC transporter permease, with protein MGRYVARRLLQMIPVFIGTTLLIFLMVYALPGDPVRGLFGDKAGDPRVIAALRHEYGLDQPILVQYWNYMKDMILHGDFGTQIASGRPVTDVLGDAFPVTLRLASLAFAIEAVLGIALGVLAGLRAGRLTDNVILVITLLFISIPIFVLGFICKLVFAEQLHWLDPNVNDSTNYGQLLMPAIVLATASLAYVTRLTRTSIAENRRADYVRTAIAKGLPRSRVVGVHVMRNSLIPVITYLGTDIGALMGGAIVTEGLFNIQGVGGTIYESLVRREGTTLVGLVTILVLVYLLANLLVDLLYAVLDPRIRYA; from the coding sequence ATGGGGCGCTACGTCGCACGACGACTGCTCCAGATGATCCCGGTGTTCATCGGGACAACTCTGCTGATCTTTCTCATGGTCTACGCCCTGCCCGGTGACCCCGTGCGCGGGCTCTTCGGCGACAAGGCCGGTGATCCGCGGGTCATCGCGGCGCTGAGACATGAGTACGGCCTGGACCAGCCGATCCTGGTGCAGTACTGGAACTACATGAAGGACATGATCCTGCATGGCGACTTCGGCACGCAGATCGCCAGCGGACGGCCCGTCACGGACGTACTGGGCGATGCCTTCCCGGTGACCCTGCGCCTCGCATCGCTGGCCTTCGCCATCGAGGCCGTCCTGGGCATCGCTCTGGGCGTGCTGGCGGGCCTGCGCGCAGGGCGGCTCACCGACAACGTGATCCTCGTGATCACGCTGCTGTTCATCTCGATTCCGATCTTCGTCCTCGGCTTCATCTGCAAGCTGGTCTTCGCCGAGCAGCTCCACTGGTTGGACCCGAACGTCAATGACTCGACGAACTACGGCCAGTTGCTGATGCCGGCCATCGTCCTGGCGACGGCGTCACTGGCCTATGTGACCCGGCTGACCCGGACCTCGATTGCCGAGAACCGGCGTGCGGACTACGTCCGCACTGCGATCGCCAAGGGGCTGCCCAGGAGCCGTGTGGTGGGCGTCCACGTCATGCGCAACTCGCTGATCCCCGTGATCACTTACCTGGGTACCGACATCGGTGCGCTGATGGGTGGCGCCATCGTCACCGAGGGCCTGTTCAACATCCAGGGAGTGGGCGGCACGATCTACGAGTCCCTCGTACGCCGAGAGGGCACCACTCTGGTCGGCCTGGTGACGATCCTCGTCCTCGTCTATCTCCTTGCCAACCTGCTCGTCGACCTGCTCTACGCGGTCCTTGACCCGAGGATTCGCTATGCCTGA